Proteins from one Cellulosilyticum lentocellum DSM 5427 genomic window:
- a CDS encoding sulfatase-like hydrolase/transferase: MKYEQSKQEIKNKLLSGQLEEAALLLSDIKEALINDVDLYYLQGMYYEYNQQYNDAIEVMLKGVQKNQYHFELLYGLWRNYYLQGEYIEAIHYFTKAYYVYVNTKIEDIEISLSEIYKILELDIEADIKQEIQKELCKALEELNANTRYGMYKLFPNKDVEEKVSSIGEFIKYKNKEYFIASYKKVISLDSNYGERIYNKCEVLEASSKKYFKAGRDNTISIVSVAGIEDETQYEIKLENGESYLIKPHMNKQFEYHALKGKFTIKSNKTVAIGNPVLLEKDEHKKDLIMTIFIDGLSYDFIEKEGIKKVMPNTANFFSEGVICTNTYTSAEWTLPSVATLCTGQYTTHHKLYHPNRPDELSGEIDTLFETLKNEGYITAKIDGNWRTTPTYGYIRGIDRTIYQPAILMMNATEIIEETILQLEAYKGTNQYVWTGFMDLHKIADDISRGNILEQIKLPINCKGEEEQEIAKSVKQQFSFIKKERYKQALIELDRHLQILYDYINLNFNSENIVITLVSDHGQGYLVKNNQLLFAKERTKVPLMIKGYRKGICNELIQLTDYIEILAQVVGIEVKDLQMRDSNLPSFFGGKERSYTYTESLFPGDSYEACINTKKHTVHFKTINKVQYDGRVILEPFEMTILDELTNEIVKSESFNELYLKIIDEHMKWNKIYI, translated from the coding sequence ATGAAATATGAGCAGAGCAAACAGGAGATTAAAAATAAACTATTAAGTGGGCAATTAGAAGAAGCAGCATTATTGTTAAGTGACATTAAAGAAGCATTAATAAATGATGTAGATTTGTATTATTTACAAGGGATGTATTATGAGTATAATCAGCAATACAATGATGCTATAGAAGTCATGTTAAAGGGAGTTCAGAAGAATCAATATCATTTTGAGCTCTTATATGGTTTATGGAGAAATTACTATTTACAAGGTGAATATATAGAGGCAATACATTATTTCACAAAGGCATATTATGTTTATGTAAATACAAAAATAGAAGATATAGAAATATCATTAAGTGAGATATATAAAATCCTAGAGCTCGATATTGAAGCTGATATTAAACAAGAAATACAAAAAGAATTGTGTAAAGCATTGGAAGAATTAAATGCTAATACAAGATATGGGATGTATAAGCTTTTTCCTAACAAAGATGTAGAGGAGAAAGTAAGTAGTATAGGTGAATTTATAAAATATAAAAATAAAGAATATTTTATAGCCAGTTATAAAAAAGTGATTAGTTTAGATTCTAATTATGGAGAAAGAATATATAATAAGTGTGAAGTATTAGAAGCTAGTAGTAAAAAGTATTTTAAAGCAGGCAGAGATAATACCATATCCATTGTTTCAGTAGCAGGAATAGAAGATGAAACCCAGTATGAGATAAAACTAGAAAATGGAGAAAGCTATTTAATAAAGCCACATATGAATAAGCAGTTTGAGTATCATGCTTTAAAGGGTAAGTTTACAATTAAAAGTAATAAGACAGTAGCTATAGGTAATCCAGTTTTGTTAGAAAAAGATGAGCATAAAAAGGATTTGATTATGACTATTTTTATCGATGGTCTATCCTATGATTTCATTGAAAAAGAAGGAATCAAAAAAGTAATGCCTAATACAGCGAATTTTTTTAGTGAAGGAGTAATTTGTACGAATACTTATACCAGCGCTGAATGGACATTGCCGTCTGTTGCTACTTTGTGTACGGGACAGTATACCACTCATCATAAGCTTTATCATCCGAATAGACCTGATGAATTATCTGGAGAAATAGATACTTTGTTTGAAACTTTAAAAAATGAAGGATACATAACAGCTAAAATTGATGGGAATTGGAGAACAACTCCAACTTATGGATATATTCGTGGAATAGATAGAACTATTTATCAACCAGCTATATTAATGATGAATGCTACAGAAATAATAGAAGAAACCATATTGCAACTTGAAGCTTATAAAGGTACTAATCAATATGTGTGGACTGGATTTATGGATCTGCATAAGATAGCAGATGATATTTCCAGAGGTAATATACTTGAACAAATTAAATTGCCTATTAATTGTAAAGGAGAGGAGGAGCAAGAAATAGCCAAATCTGTAAAGCAACAATTTAGCTTTATAAAAAAAGAACGTTATAAACAAGCTCTTATAGAATTAGATAGGCATCTCCAAATATTATATGATTATATTAATTTAAACTTCAACTCAGAAAATATAGTGATTACTTTAGTTTCAGATCATGGACAAGGATATTTGGTAAAAAACAATCAATTACTTTTTGCAAAAGAAAGAACAAAAGTACCCTTGATGATTAAAGGATACAGAAAAGGAATATGTAATGAGCTGATCCAGTTAACAGATTACATAGAAATATTAGCACAAGTAGTGGGGATAGAGGTAAAGGATTTACAAATGAGGGATAGTAACTTGCCTAGTTTTTTTGGTGGAAAAGAAAGATCATATACTTATACAGAATCACTTTTTCCAGGTGATTCATACGAAGCGTGTATTAATACTAAAAAACATACTGTACATTTTAAGACCATTAATAAAGTGCAGTATGATGGGAGAGTTATATTAGAACCATTTGAAATGACTATATTAGATGAATTGACGAATGAGATTGTTAAAAGTGAGAGCTTTAATGAATTGTATCTTAAGATAATCGACGAACATATGAAATGGAATAAAATATATATTTAG
- a CDS encoding acetyltransferase translates to MKPSVLLIGGGGHAKSVIDTLIHSNELEIVGIIDVKEKVGEEISGIKVIGTDADLPSYYAKGIRYAFISLGSIGIPNARIKLYHKLKKIGFSFPNIIDPTAILAENIQFGVGNFIGKGVIINTTTTIGDHCIINTGSIIEHDCNIENFIHLGPRSILCGGVQIGENSHIGASATILQYKKVGSNSIIGAGSLVNKDIPTYQTAYGIPCRIIEKIGGKI, encoded by the coding sequence GTGAAACCCAGTGTTTTATTAATCGGTGGAGGCGGACATGCAAAGTCAGTGATTGATACATTAATACACTCAAATGAGTTAGAGATAGTTGGAATTATAGACGTTAAAGAAAAAGTTGGTGAAGAAATAAGTGGCATTAAAGTTATTGGAACAGATGCTGATCTACCGTCCTATTATGCAAAAGGTATAAGATATGCTTTTATTAGTCTAGGCAGTATAGGAATACCTAATGCACGTATCAAATTGTACCATAAGCTTAAGAAAATAGGTTTTTCTTTTCCTAATATTATTGATCCAACAGCCATTCTGGCAGAAAATATTCAATTTGGAGTAGGGAATTTTATAGGTAAGGGAGTTATTATTAATACAACCACCACCATAGGAGATCACTGCATTATTAATACAGGATCAATTATAGAGCATGATTGTAATATAGAAAATTTTATTCACCTTGGACCTAGAAGCATTTTATGTGGTGGAGTTCAAATAGGAGAAAACTCTCATATAGGAGCTAGCGCAACGATTTTACAATATAAAAAAGTTGGAAGTAATAGCATTATTGGAGCAGGTAGTTTAGTAAATAAAGATATTCCTACTTATCAAACAGCATATGGAATCCCTTGCAGAATAATAGAGAAGATAGGAGGAAAAATATGA
- a CDS encoding NAD-dependent 4,6-dehydratase LegB encodes MEKKILVTGADGFIGSHLTEQLVKEGYRVRAFTYYNSFNNWGHLDSLDKSILNEVEIFTGDIRDPNGVRQAMKDIDQVYHLAALIAIPFSYHSPDSYVDTNIKGTLNVLQAARDFGTSKILITSTSEVYGTAQYVPIDEKHPFQGQSPYSATKIGADRLAESFYRSFNMPISIVRPFNTYGPRQSARAVIPTIITQLLKGEKHIKLGSLAPTRDFNYVKDTAQGFIEIAKSNMAIGEEINIATGIEISIGELAQELINQINPSATIICEEERLRPEKSEVNRLLGCNKKIKALTNWVPEYSLSSGLAETIEWFKDHLSQYKSDIYNI; translated from the coding sequence ATGGAGAAAAAAATATTAGTAACAGGCGCAGATGGTTTTATAGGGAGTCACCTTACAGAGCAATTAGTAAAAGAAGGTTATAGAGTACGAGCATTTACTTACTATAATTCCTTTAATAACTGGGGACATCTAGATAGTTTAGATAAAAGTATTTTAAATGAAGTAGAGATTTTTACAGGAGATATTAGAGATCCTAATGGAGTGAGGCAAGCGATGAAGGATATAGATCAGGTATATCATTTAGCAGCATTAATAGCTATTCCATTTAGTTATCACTCACCAGATTCTTATGTAGATACTAATATCAAAGGGACTTTAAATGTTTTACAAGCGGCTAGGGATTTTGGCACAAGTAAAATTTTAATTACATCTACTTCAGAGGTATATGGAACAGCACAATATGTACCTATTGATGAAAAACATCCTTTTCAAGGGCAATCACCTTACTCTGCTACTAAAATAGGTGCTGACCGCTTAGCAGAGTCATTTTATAGAAGTTTTAATATGCCAATTAGCATTGTAAGGCCTTTTAATACATATGGTCCAAGACAGTCTGCAAGAGCAGTTATTCCAACTATTATTACTCAGCTATTAAAAGGGGAGAAGCATATAAAATTAGGTTCCTTAGCACCAACAAGAGATTTTAACTATGTTAAGGATACAGCGCAAGGCTTTATTGAGATAGCAAAAAGTAATATGGCTATTGGAGAAGAAATAAATATTGCTACAGGTATTGAGATTTCCATAGGAGAATTGGCACAAGAGCTTATTAATCAAATTAATCCATCAGCAACTATTATATGTGAGGAAGAACGCTTGAGACCAGAAAAAAGTGAGGTTAATAGATTGTTAGGATGTAATAAAAAAATTAAAGCATTAACTAACTGGGTTCCTGAATATAGCTTATCAAGTGGTTTAGCTGAAACTATAGAATGGTTTAAGGATCATTTAAGTCAATATAAGTCAGATATATATAATATTTAA
- a CDS encoding nucleotidyltransferase family protein, translating to MEINKLCIAPNASVIECIKRLDETAKKIVFVTENERLLGSITDGDIRRWILQNGNLEQPVMYVMNDKPIFVYMTERKKARHYFKEKSIQAIPVINEKEHLVDILFWDDEEEVDYQYKAIKLPVVIMAGGKGTRLYPYTKVLPKPLIPIGDLTIIERIMNQFEKFGCDEFYLTVNYKKNMLKAYLEEKSHSCQINYIEEEKFLGTGGSLYLLKDILKQTFFVSNCDILVDADYEDIIRYHKENKYKITMVTSLKNYVIPYGVVEVHNGGSIKNIIEKPEYNFQVNTGLYVLEPEVLKEIPENEFYHITELINQYVERGEKVGVYPITGNAWLDMGEVKAMEDMIQQLKL from the coding sequence ATGGAAATTAATAAATTATGTATTGCACCGAATGCTTCAGTTATAGAATGTATTAAGCGATTAGATGAGACAGCAAAAAAAATTGTTTTTGTTACGGAAAATGAGAGATTACTAGGTTCCATAACAGATGGTGATATTAGAAGATGGATTTTGCAAAATGGCAATTTAGAACAACCAGTTATGTATGTTATGAATGATAAGCCTATTTTTGTTTATATGACGGAAAGAAAGAAGGCAAGACATTACTTTAAGGAAAAAAGTATACAAGCTATTCCAGTAATAAATGAAAAAGAACATTTAGTGGATATATTATTTTGGGATGATGAAGAAGAGGTAGATTATCAATATAAAGCAATTAAGCTACCAGTTGTTATTATGGCAGGAGGAAAAGGAACTAGATTATATCCCTATACCAAAGTATTGCCCAAACCACTTATTCCAATAGGCGATTTGACTATCATAGAGCGTATTATGAATCAGTTCGAAAAATTTGGGTGTGATGAATTTTATCTAACTGTTAATTATAAAAAGAATATGTTAAAAGCTTATTTAGAAGAAAAGTCTCATTCTTGTCAAATTAATTATATTGAGGAAGAAAAATTTCTAGGTACAGGGGGGAGTTTATATTTACTTAAAGATATTCTGAAGCAAACTTTCTTTGTGAGTAATTGTGATATTTTAGTAGATGCTGATTATGAAGATATTATACGATATCATAAAGAAAATAAGTATAAAATAACAATGGTTACTTCACTTAAAAATTATGTTATTCCTTATGGTGTAGTTGAGGTACATAATGGAGGGAGTATAAAAAATATTATAGAAAAACCTGAATATAATTTTCAAGTCAATACAGGTCTATACGTATTAGAGCCAGAAGTATTAAAAGAGATACCCGAAAATGAATTTTATCATATTACTGAACTTATTAATCAATATGTAGAACGAGGAGAAAAGGTTGGTGTATATCCTATAACAGGAAATGCGTGGCTTGATATGGGCGAGGTTAAAGCTATGGAAGATATGATTCAACAATTAAAACTTTGA
- a CDS encoding LegC family aminotransferase yields MDEFIPLSVPNIKGNEQKYVLEALSQEWVSTAGSYINRLEEEIASYLKVESAVACQSGTAGLHLALQVSGVDTDKEVIVPTLTFIAAVNPVKYLGATPIFMDCNETLTIDPYKLEQFCKEECELSNGKLINKRTKKHISAIVVVHVFGNTADMEKIMKIAKNYHLIVIEDATEALGSYYTEGVYKGKFLGTIGDFGVYSFNGNKIITTGGGGMIVAKDAQKLKEIKYLSTQAKDDELNYIHNQVGYNYRMTNLQAAVGVGQLEQLENFIAVKEKNYMLYKDLLKEIEGVRLLEFASNIRPNYWFYSLQLDKKLSISIDMLIQNMRDFGIQTRPIWGLIHQQRPYASCQNFKIEKAEEYHQSIINLPCSSNLTTIQVQKVVEALKHIQVGR; encoded by the coding sequence ATGGATGAATTTATTCCTCTTTCAGTACCAAATATAAAAGGAAATGAGCAGAAATATGTATTAGAAGCATTGAGTCAAGAATGGGTATCTACAGCAGGTTCATATATTAATCGTCTAGAAGAAGAGATAGCAAGTTACTTAAAAGTAGAATCAGCAGTTGCTTGCCAGAGTGGAACAGCAGGTTTACATTTAGCCTTACAAGTTAGTGGTGTTGATACAGACAAGGAAGTTATAGTGCCTACACTAACGTTTATTGCTGCGGTCAATCCGGTAAAATATCTAGGTGCAACCCCGATTTTTATGGATTGTAATGAAACGTTAACCATAGACCCCTATAAATTAGAACAATTCTGTAAGGAAGAATGCGAATTGAGTAATGGAAAGTTAATTAATAAGCGCACTAAAAAGCACATATCGGCAATAGTAGTGGTTCATGTGTTTGGAAATACAGCTGATATGGAAAAAATCATGAAGATTGCTAAGAACTATCATTTGATTGTTATAGAGGATGCTACAGAAGCGCTAGGCAGCTATTACACAGAAGGTGTTTATAAAGGTAAATTCTTAGGGACAATTGGAGACTTTGGCGTATACTCCTTTAATGGTAATAAGATTATTACAACAGGGGGAGGTGGAATGATAGTTGCTAAGGATGCGCAAAAGCTTAAAGAGATTAAATATTTATCTACCCAAGCTAAGGATGATGAACTAAATTACATTCACAATCAAGTGGGGTATAATTATAGAATGACCAATCTTCAGGCAGCTGTAGGAGTGGGACAATTAGAACAGTTAGAGAATTTTATTGCTGTCAAAGAAAAAAATTATATGCTTTACAAAGATTTACTCAAGGAAATTGAGGGGGTAAGGTTGCTAGAGTTTGCTTCTAATATAAGACCGAATTATTGGTTTTATTCATTACAGTTAGATAAGAAACTTTCTATAAGTATAGATATGCTGATTCAGAATATGAGAGATTTCGGAATACAGACGAGACCTATATGGGGGCTTATTCATCAGCAAAGACCATATGCTAGTTGTCAAAACTTTAAGATAGAAAAGGCTGAGGAATATCATCAAAGTATTATCAATTTGCCGTGTAGTTCTAATTTGACAACAATTCAGGTACAAAAGGTGGTAGAAGCTCTTAAACATATACAAGTAGGGAGATAG
- a CDS encoding motility associated factor glycosyltransferase family protein, translated as MKVNVKEARKGGYTASVTYFDELNQKEATISLCSRIDPIQEGITWAKNIYRKGERAFIVYGIGMGYHINALMNLLEPYQRVVVLDVNLEVWEKIKAYSAIQKLKGNQYEILITEDLHQIEQVLLAIQEKQACIYMYHPCVKLIPHKLNQFKHILDLYKVRQSGNQTRTLVEENYRYNNENRYPNISSWYNTLKNKPVIIVSAGPSLDKNIDLLKEVNEEIFILATGRTLKLLIEKGIRVDMFCIIDPTEELMFKQIEGLANLQVPMAFLNTANHKVVDAYRGPKYIAYTEESPENQEGRIDSGGSVATVALELAIKFGANPIIFIGQDLAYTNLKSHCNNSISMSTIENGSITKKVKDIHGKYIPTTLALLSFKWWIEQKIRKTPGIKFINATEGGAYIEGCEHQTLAYVLQHYMSRRE; from the coding sequence ATGAAAGTAAATGTGAAAGAAGCTAGAAAAGGTGGTTATACTGCGAGTGTAACTTACTTTGATGAACTAAATCAAAAGGAAGCTACCATTTCTTTATGTAGCCGTATTGACCCCATACAAGAAGGAATAACTTGGGCGAAAAATATTTATAGAAAAGGTGAACGGGCTTTTATTGTATATGGTATAGGTATGGGATATCATATAAATGCACTTATGAACTTATTAGAACCTTATCAAAGGGTTGTAGTATTGGATGTTAACTTGGAAGTATGGGAAAAGATAAAAGCATATAGTGCCATACAAAAGCTAAAAGGTAACCAATATGAGATTCTAATAACAGAAGATTTACATCAAATAGAGCAGGTGCTTTTAGCAATTCAAGAAAAGCAAGCTTGCATATATATGTATCATCCATGTGTTAAATTGATTCCCCATAAGTTAAACCAATTCAAACACATACTAGACTTATATAAGGTTAGGCAATCTGGCAATCAAACTAGGACCCTAGTGGAAGAAAATTATAGATACAACAATGAGAATAGATATCCTAATATCAGTAGTTGGTATAATACTTTAAAAAATAAACCAGTTATTATTGTATCTGCAGGTCCTTCTCTAGATAAAAATATTGACTTATTAAAAGAAGTAAATGAGGAGATATTTATTCTAGCTACTGGAAGAACTTTAAAGCTTCTTATTGAAAAAGGAATAAGAGTGGATATGTTTTGCATTATTGATCCCACTGAAGAATTAATGTTTAAGCAAATAGAAGGGCTTGCAAATCTTCAGGTACCTATGGCATTTTTAAATACAGCTAATCATAAGGTGGTTGATGCTTATAGAGGACCTAAGTATATAGCTTATACTGAAGAATCACCGGAAAATCAGGAAGGTCGTATTGATTCTGGTGGTTCAGTAGCCACAGTGGCACTCGAACTTGCCATTAAGTTTGGGGCTAACCCTATTATATTTATAGGACAGGATTTAGCGTATACTAATTTAAAATCTCATTGTAATAATTCAATTAGTATGTCAACTATCGAAAATGGTAGTATTACTAAGAAAGTAAAAGATATACATGGAAAATATATTCCTACTACACTAGCTTTACTTAGTTTTAAGTGGTGGATTGAACAAAAGATAAGAAAAACACCAGGAATAAAGTTTATTAATGCAACAGAAGGTGGGGCTTATATTGAAGGCTGTGAGCATCAAACATTAGCATATGTATTACAACACTATATGAGCCGAAGAGAGTAA
- a CDS encoding motility associated factor glycosyltransferase family protein gives MIIEEIVREVKQVSVGVELCKNGLDHTLFLQNQLHKQYVLSKYNPRQSARDLIIGAQSSNKQTLWIIVGFMLGYVIDEIVSLVGNEAKIIVIEPSQEALEKQIDKIDVKEYKQYMNLHFLSGADFDTIISMYEQCLDASNFYNTNMIISETYLKFYSKYITYLVKRLKAILEKEVINHNTAKSILEPMIRNNLYNRKAILQSYDIRQHYNKYKDIPALIVSAGPSLEKNIKYINRFKGLVFTGGRTVAPVLKQGGRPDFVGVIDSSELIYDTFQGYAGCDFTLISSAHGCARVIKENTGAKYFVENSMQLTTDLLGVNLESLPIAGTVATLCLSAAVYMGCNPIVFIGQDLAYTNMQTHANSSQVFEKEKGMITVENTRLIPGYNQEQVLSSADLISFLNWIEGFIRSNPGITYINATEGGAKIEGTQQQTFEEVVNTYKCIEKPKIKHQIHIEAPHQDINERIQELLQYVKEIQQLAWHGVNLSNKLLEEMSDIRNQSKVDISTILNKLDRDVDQKIKKYCSRPLLCELFSNAYNDIMISNTYQGKLEETELEQKIRIATLNSMIYEGLEESCKRLVEVINKAMEED, from the coding sequence ATGATAATAGAAGAAATTGTGCGAGAGGTAAAACAAGTGAGTGTTGGGGTTGAATTATGTAAAAATGGTTTAGATCATACTCTGTTTTTACAAAATCAACTCCATAAGCAATATGTTCTTAGTAAATATAACCCTAGGCAAAGTGCAAGAGATTTAATTATAGGGGCACAGTCAAGTAATAAACAAACACTATGGATTATAGTGGGTTTTATGTTAGGCTATGTTATAGATGAAATAGTTTCATTAGTTGGAAATGAGGCGAAAATAATAGTTATTGAGCCTTCGCAAGAAGCATTAGAGAAACAAATAGATAAAATTGATGTAAAAGAGTATAAACAATACATGAATCTACATTTTTTAAGCGGTGCAGATTTTGATACCATTATTTCTATGTATGAGCAATGTCTAGATGCTTCTAATTTTTACAATACTAATATGATTATTAGTGAAACATATCTTAAGTTTTATAGCAAATATATAACATATTTAGTAAAAAGATTAAAAGCAATATTAGAAAAAGAAGTTATTAATCATAACACAGCTAAAAGTATATTAGAGCCTATGATTAGAAACAATCTGTATAATAGAAAGGCTATCTTACAAAGCTATGACATAAGGCAACACTACAATAAGTATAAAGATATTCCTGCACTTATTGTATCAGCAGGTCCATCCCTTGAAAAAAATATCAAGTATATTAATAGATTTAAAGGACTTGTTTTTACAGGAGGACGTACGGTAGCACCTGTATTAAAGCAAGGTGGGAGGCCTGATTTCGTAGGTGTTATTGATTCAAGTGAGCTTATTTATGATACTTTTCAAGGCTATGCAGGATGTGATTTTACATTGATTTCCAGTGCTCACGGCTGTGCCAGAGTCATTAAAGAAAATACCGGAGCTAAGTATTTTGTGGAAAACAGTATGCAACTTACGACAGATTTACTAGGAGTTAACCTAGAGAGCTTACCTATTGCAGGAACAGTAGCAACACTTTGTTTATCTGCTGCAGTATACATGGGGTGTAATCCAATTGTATTTATTGGACAAGACTTGGCTTATACTAATATGCAAACCCATGCAAATTCAAGCCAAGTGTTTGAAAAAGAAAAGGGTATGATTACAGTAGAGAATACTAGACTTATTCCTGGATATAATCAGGAACAGGTACTAAGTAGTGCTGACTTAATTTCATTTTTAAATTGGATAGAAGGATTTATTCGATCTAATCCTGGCATTACCTATATTAATGCCACAGAAGGTGGGGCCAAAATTGAAGGAACTCAGCAACAAACGTTTGAAGAAGTAGTTAATACATATAAGTGTATAGAGAAGCCTAAAATTAAACATCAAATCCATATTGAGGCACCACACCAAGATATCAATGAACGAATTCAAGAACTGTTACAATATGTAAAAGAAATACAACAACTAGCGTGGCATGGAGTTAATCTTTCTAACAAATTGCTGGAAGAGATGTCTGATATCCGAAATCAATCTAAGGTAGATATTAGTACTATTCTAAATAAGTTAGATAGGGATGTTGATCAAAAAATCAAAAAATATTGTAGTAGGCCACTATTATGTGAGTTATTTAGCAATGCATATAACGATATTATGATAAGTAATACCTATCAAGGGAAGCTAGAGGAAACAGAGTTAGAGCAAAAGATACGGATTGCCACCTTAAATAGCATGATATATGAAGGGCTAGAAGAAAGTTGTAAGCGGCTAGTTGAAGTTATTAATAAGGCAATGGAGGAAGACTAA
- the fliS gene encoding flagellar export chaperone FliS has protein sequence MLAANYQKYQQNSVLTASPQELTLMLYNGAIKSCNQGIEAIEEGKIEKAHQYITKTQDIILELKCTLDDKYPISKNFEELYDYIMMLLVDANITKNGERLLEAKAFITDFRDLWKEAMKASKSS, from the coding sequence ATGTTAGCAGCTAATTATCAAAAATATCAACAAAACAGTGTATTGACAGCATCTCCACAAGAGCTTACATTAATGCTTTATAATGGAGCGATTAAATCTTGTAATCAAGGGATAGAAGCAATAGAAGAAGGCAAAATTGAAAAGGCTCATCAATATATTACTAAAACACAGGACATTATATTAGAGTTGAAATGTACTTTAGATGATAAATACCCTATATCAAAAAACTTTGAAGAACTCTATGACTATATTATGATGCTATTAGTAGATGCCAATATAACTAAAAATGGAGAGAGGTTATTAGAGGCTAAAGCTTTTATTACTGACTTTAGAGACTTATGGAAAGAAGCAATGAAAGCTAGTAAGAGTAGCTAG